In the genome of Brassica rapa cultivar Chiifu-401-42 unplaced genomic scaffold, CAAS_Brap_v3.01 Scaffold0112, whole genome shotgun sequence, one region contains:
- the LOC117129745 gene encoding uncharacterized protein At3g43530-like: MNKYFGGRKVTYADLEKQMLAMKSKPSEDRKKMAVLFFLASILVGGRKSGEGASPVDSFFLRVVDDLDACVTFPWGRYAFEHNLKDVSSFLEKCDGVAPTSWVFTSFPIPLKLLAFEAIPSLRNHF; encoded by the exons ATGAACAAGTATTTTGGAGGGAGAAAGGTAACATACGCTGACCTGGAGAAGCAGATGTTGGCAATGAAATCAAAGCCATCTGAGGATCGTAAGAAGATGGCCGTTCTGTTCTTCTTAGCCAGCATCCTTGTCGGAGGCCGAAAGAGTGGTGAGGGAGCATCACCTGTGGACAGTTTCTTCCTGCGTGTTGTTGATGACCTAGATGCGTGTGTAACGTTCCCTTGGGGGCGGTATGCATTCGAACATAACTTGAAGGATGTCTCTAGCTTTTTGGAGAAATGCGACGGGGTTGCGCCGACGAGTTGGGTTTTTACAAGCTTTCCTATCCCTCTGAAG TTGTTGGCCTTTGAGGCAATTCCAAGCTTGAGGAACCATTTCTGA
- the LOC117129746 gene encoding tol-Pal system protein TolA-like: MDFESRTGQIEGPTNPIGGPSNNAQSGQVHAYSVEATGATPGAEALKAMEGRLMNAVRDAVRDAMKGVKEKVTSLSTQLGLLEEEVKSLRLSVPGSDNPAVQDDGDGSDNSESEEEDGDVGGDKESEEEDGGDNNEPDEEDGGDNNEPDEEDGSDNDVEDAILDISKDVQREYGDVDMDDDDAEMSRKDDGKEAVPVKKVKVDRGDTVRSPIQLRSRAAEKSSKGEKKQKAAAEKKAAAAAKKKAAAEKEAAAEKEAAAEKEAAAEKEAAAEKEAAKKKAAAKKTKKVGKKTE, from the exons ATGGATTTTGAGTCTCGCACAGGTCAGATTGAAGGTCCCACCAATCCTATCGGAGGACCATCGAATAATGCACAATCTGGTCAGGTTCATGCATATTCGGTGGAGGCTACTGGAGCTACTCCTGGAGCTGAGGCTTTAAAAGCGATGGAAGGTCGGCTTATGAATGCAGTCCGAGATGCAGTTCGAGATGCTATGAAGGGAGTGAAGGAAAAAGTCACTTCATTGTCTACGCAGCTAGGTCTTCTAGAAGAGGAGGTGAAAAGTCTTAGGTTGAGTGTTCCCGGAAGTGACAATCCGGCGGTCCAAGATGATGGTGATGGTAGTGACAATAGCGAGTCGGAAGAAGAGGATGGAGATGTGGGTGGGGATAAGGAGTCGGAGGAAGAGGATGGTGGTGACAATAACGAGCCAGACGAAGAGGATGGTGGTGACAATAACGAGCCAGACGAAGAGGATGGTAGTGACAATGATGTTGAAGATGCCATTCTCGATATTTCAAAGGATGTGCAGAGGGAATATGGTGATGTTGacatggatgatgatgatgcggaGAT GTCGAGAAAAGATGATGGCAAAGAAGCAGTTCCTGTGAAAAAGGTTAAGGTGGACCGTGGTGATACTGTGAGGAGTCCCATTCAGCTAAGAAGCAGGGCAGCAGAGAAGAGCAGCAAAGGTGAAAAGAAGCAGAAGGCAGCTGCTGAGAAGAAGGCAGCTGCAGCAGCTAAGAAGAAGGCAGCTGCTGAGAAGGAGGCAGCAGCTGAGAAGGAGGCAGCAGCTGAGAAGGAGGCAGCAGCTGAAAAGGAGGCAGCAGCTGAAAAGGAGGCAGCTAA